The window CCTGCTCCAGGACGAGCAGAAAAGCCGCGACCGGCGCGCCGCCGACTACGCCAAGCGGACAAAAAACTATGCCTATACGCCGCTGACGCCCGGCGCCGATCACAAGCACCTGAAAGCCTTCCGCATCCAGATTAAGGCCCTGCAGGAACACAAAGGGGTGGGATACCGACACGAGGGGGAAGAGTTCGTCTACGTCCTGGAGGGAACGGTGGAGGTGACGGTGGGCGAGCATGTCAACAGGCTGTCGCCAGGCGAGTCGCTGCACTTCAATTCGGGCATCCAGCACCATATGCGCAATATCAGCGAGGAGGATGCCGAACTGTTGGTGGTGGTTTACAATCCCTAGTCCTCAAATCGCCGTCCTGAACGGCACAAGGAGCCTTGCAATGGTGCGCACCGAAATCTCCCTTTTTTTGAAAAACGTGCCCGGCGAGCTGGGAAAGCTCACCGCGCTGCTGGGTGAAGCCGGGATCAACATCGACGCCATCACGATCCAGGACGCCTCCAGTTACGTGAAGGAGCTTTTCAAGGCGCGCGGCAAATCCCTCAAGCGTATCGCTTCGGCGGCCAGCTACAGCTCCATGAGCAAGGACTCGGCGGATTTCGCCCTGATCCGGCTGCTGCCGGCCCACGGCACCATCAACCAGGCCATCGACCTGCTCACCGAACACGACTACCTGTTCGACATGATGCCGGTCATCGCCGTGACCCTGACCAACAAACCCGGCGAAATCTCCCGCATTGCCGGCCAGCTCGGCGAGGCCGGCATCAACATCAACTATGTCTATGGGTCGGCGGTCCATGCCGACCAACCCTGCCTGTTCGTCTTCTGTCCGGACGACATCGATCTGGCAGCCAAGGTGTTCAAGGAGTACAACCCGGACTGATCTCAGACGGGGCTCCGGGTGGGCGTGAAGGCCATGCCGGAGCGAAAAACAGCTTAGCCGGCCCAAGCGATAGAAGAATCACTTTGCCGTTGGTGGCGTTCGAATGACCAACAGCCGGATCTCGGTCATCTCTTCGATGGCGTAGCGCAGCCCCTCGCGGCCGATGCCCGAATCCTTGACACCGCCGTAGGGCATGTGATCGACCCGCCAGGAGGGGATATCGCCCACCACAACCCCTCCGACTTCGAGCCGGTCCCAAGCCATCTGGGCCCGGTAGAGATCGCGCGTGAAGACGCCGGCCTGCAGGCCGTACCGCGAGGCGTTGACCTCGGCCAGGGCCGCTTCGAAATCGGTGAAGCGCGACAGCACGGCCACCGGCCCGAAGGCCTCCTCCTGGCAGAGTTTCTCGTCGGCGGGCACCTCTTCGAGCAGCGTGGCCGACAGCATGGCGCCTTCCCGGGCGTTGCCGCACAACACCCGCCCGCCCGCCGCGACGGCTGCCTCTATCCACGACGCCAGCCGGACGGCCTCTTTTTCCGAAATCATCGGCCCGATAAAGGTGCCGCGTTCCTTGGGATCGCCGGCCTTGAGCGCTTTGACCTTGGCCACCAATTTTTCGCGCACCTGATCGTAGACCTTCTCGTGAATCAGGATGCGCTGCACACTGATGCAACTCTGGCCGGACTGGTAGAAGGCGCCGATCACCAGGCGCGCCACGGCGTCATCGATGTCCGCGGTCTCGTCCACGATGCAGGCTGCGTTGCCGCCCAGTTCGAGCACCACCTTCTTCTTGCCCGCCTTGGCCTTGAGTCCCCAGCCCACTGCATCCGATCCGGTGAAGCTGAGCAGTTTGATCCGGTCGTCGGTGACCAGCTGATCGGCGCCGTCGCGCGGACAGGGCAAAATTGAGAAGGCCCCTTCGGGAAGTCCGATCCCGGCCAGCACCTCGCCGATGATCAGAGCGCCCACCGGCGTGGCACTGGCCGGCTTGAGCACGAACGGGCAACCGGCGGCTATGGCCGGGGCCACCTTGTGGGCCACCAGGTTGAGCGGGAAGTTGAACGGGCTGATGAAGGCGCACGGCCCCAAAGGCACCCGCTGGGTCATGCCGCGATAGCCGTCGGCCCGGGCGCTGATCTCCAACGGAATGGTCTCGCCGCCGATGCGCACCGCCTCTTCTGCGGCCACCCGGAAGGTGTCGATGAGTCGGGTCACCTCCCCTTCCGCGTCGGAAATGGGTTTGCCGGCCTCGATGCACAGGCTGAGCGCCAGATCGTCCCGCCGCCGTTCGAACTCCGTTACGCAGGCATAGAGCATCTGCTGCCGGGCGTAAGGTTTCAAAACTGCCATGTGGGATTTGGCGGCATGGGCCATTTCGATGGCCCGGTCGATGGTGGTCGCATCGGCCAGGGGCACCCGCGTGGCGGTGTGTCCGGAATATTTGTCGACCACCTCCAGGTCGGTGTTGGGCAGCTCGGGCCGATTGCCGAGGTAGAGCGGGTAGGATTCCTTGAGCATGACATTCTCCTTACGCTTGGGTCAGAGTTTGCACGAAACGGGTCACGGCCACGGCCAACACTTCGAACTCCAATTGAGTGGTGGCGTTGCGATCCAGCAGCAGGGTCGCCCGGGCCCCAAATTCTTCGTCGCGGTCGTAAAATAGGAGCTGCAAAGGAATATGCGGCAGCAGATCGAAGATCAGGCTCACCGCGCCCAGGCCGGCGTCGCCGCCTTCCTCACCGCCAAGCGCTGCGGCGGCGGTCAGCAGTTCGGGCAGGCGTCCCTGAAAACGTTCAACGACCGGCCGCTCCAAGGCGCTTTGGCTGTAGCTGCCCTGTTTAAAGAGGGGGCCGGCCAGCTCGGCCAAGGTTACGAAATACCAGGCCGGTTGGATGGGGCCGGCTGCGAGCAGGTAGTGGAGGATCACGCTCCCGTCAGCATCCAGGAAACGGCCGCCGTCCGCGCGCCTTACCCCGTCCCGCGAGGCGAGGAAGGTCGCCCCCAGAAACGGCACCGCCACTTCACCCGAAGCATAAGTCTCGAGCTGGAGTGATTCGGCTGCGGCACCGAGGTCCATTCCGGCCAAACGCGCCAACAGCTGCGAATAGATATAACGATGCCCGCCCACAGCCGCCATTTCAAG is drawn from Desulfatitalea tepidiphila and contains these coding sequences:
- a CDS encoding helix-turn-helix domain-containing protein, with the translated sequence MARAKTASPIGKRIKTFRNRKKVTLDQLANDTGFTIAYLKQIESGEEIPPVGTLLQISRALAIDSEDLLQDEQKSRDRRAADYAKRTKNYAYTPLTPGADHKHLKAFRIQIKALQEHKGVGYRHEGEEFVYVLEGTVEVTVGEHVNRLSPGESLHFNSGIQHHMRNISEEDAELLVVVYNP
- a CDS encoding ACT domain-containing protein, whose product is MVRTEISLFLKNVPGELGKLTALLGEAGINIDAITIQDASSYVKELFKARGKSLKRIASAASYSSMSKDSADFALIRLLPAHGTINQAIDLLTEHDYLFDMMPVIAVTLTNKPGEISRIAGQLGEAGININYVYGSAVHADQPCLFVFCPDDIDLAAKVFKEYNPD
- a CDS encoding aldehyde dehydrogenase family protein: MLKESYPLYLGNRPELPNTDLEVVDKYSGHTATRVPLADATTIDRAIEMAHAAKSHMAVLKPYARQQMLYACVTEFERRRDDLALSLCIEAGKPISDAEGEVTRLIDTFRVAAEEAVRIGGETIPLEISARADGYRGMTQRVPLGPCAFISPFNFPLNLVAHKVAPAIAAGCPFVLKPASATPVGALIIGEVLAGIGLPEGAFSILPCPRDGADQLVTDDRIKLLSFTGSDAVGWGLKAKAGKKKVVLELGGNAACIVDETADIDDAVARLVIGAFYQSGQSCISVQRILIHEKVYDQVREKLVAKVKALKAGDPKERGTFIGPMISEKEAVRLASWIEAAVAAGGRVLCGNAREGAMLSATLLEEVPADEKLCQEEAFGPVAVLSRFTDFEAALAEVNASRYGLQAGVFTRDLYRAQMAWDRLEVGGVVVGDIPSWRVDHMPYGGVKDSGIGREGLRYAIEEMTEIRLLVIRTPPTAK
- a CDS encoding DUF3786 domain-containing protein; the protein is MILEMAAVGGHRYIYSQLLARLAGMDLGAAAESLQLETYASGEVAVPFLGATFLASRDGVRRADGGRFLDADGSVILHYLLAAGPIQPAWYFVTLAELAGPLFKQGSYSQSALERPVVERFQGRLPELLTAAAALGGEEGGDAGLGAVSLIFDLLPHIPLQLLFYDRDEEFGARATLLLDRNATTQLEFEVLAVAVTRFVQTLTQA